The following coding sequences lie in one bacterium genomic window:
- a CDS encoding polyprenyl synthetase family protein has protein sequence MSDRLFKAIEDRVARVQEYVLSPRYLDLFSPEDMREAVTCYFESGGKRLRPAVMLFCCGAVGGDEEKAISAAAAVEIFHTWTLVHDDIIDRDPLRRGAPTVHERFRVKPSTIARFGNGGDAAHYGVSIAVLTGDVQHGWGISLMTELTRKFGIAPEVTLTLINELDTRVLCTLVEGEVLDVQYSKEPIENLSSEQIEEMLWKKTGALYEFAGASGAAIGLNTPDLKHPLVRTLEQFTSACGAAFQLQDDILGVVGDEKLLGKPVGADIREGKRTVIARESWVRADARQRKLIDETLGNVHAPQDQIEEVTKLFVSLGGVEETARRATAHVERGLKHLEPLPQTQYREWLSDWAHYMIDRTF, from the coding sequence TTGTCGGATAGACTATTCAAGGCGATAGAAGATCGGGTGGCGAGGGTGCAGGAGTATGTGCTGTCACCGCGATATTTGGATTTATTTTCACCCGAGGACATGCGGGAAGCCGTCACGTGCTACTTTGAGTCTGGGGGCAAGCGGTTGCGCCCGGCGGTGATGCTATTCTGCTGCGGGGCGGTAGGCGGCGACGAAGAGAAGGCGATCAGCGCGGCGGCGGCGGTGGAGATTTTCCACACGTGGACGCTCGTGCATGACGATATTATTGACCGCGATCCGCTGCGGCGCGGCGCGCCGACGGTGCATGAGCGATTTCGTGTCAAACCCTCAACGATTGCGCGTTTTGGAAACGGCGGGGACGCGGCGCACTACGGGGTTTCGATCGCAGTGCTGACGGGCGACGTGCAGCACGGCTGGGGAATCAGTTTGATGACGGAGCTGACGCGCAAGTTCGGGATCGCACCGGAAGTGACACTCACTCTGATCAACGAGCTGGACACGCGCGTTCTGTGCACACTGGTGGAAGGCGAGGTGCTGGACGTGCAGTATTCCAAAGAGCCCATCGAGAATCTCAGCAGTGAACAGATTGAGGAAATGCTCTGGAAAAAGACGGGTGCGCTCTACGAATTTGCTGGAGCTTCGGGCGCGGCCATCGGATTGAACACACCGGATTTGAAACACCCGCTGGTGCGCACACTGGAGCAATTCACAAGCGCGTGCGGTGCGGCGTTTCAACTGCAGGATGACATTCTCGGAGTGGTCGGGGACGAGAAACTGCTGGGCAAGCCCGTCGGCGCGGACATCCGAGAAGGCAAGCGAACGGTGATTGCACGCGAGTCATGGGTGCGGGCCGATGCCAGGCAGCGCAAGCTGATTGACGAAACGCTGGGGAATGTGCACGCACCGCAGGATCAGATCGAGGAAGTGACGAAGCTGTTTGTTTCTTTGGGGGGAGTGGAAGAGACTGCACGCCGCGCGACTGCACACGTGGAGCGAGGGCTAAAGCATCTTGAGCCGCTGCCACAGACACAGTATCGGGAGTGGCTGTCGGACTGGGCGCACTATATGATCGACCGGACTTTCTGA